One genomic segment of Chloroflexota bacterium includes these proteins:
- a CDS encoding glycosyltransferase family 39 protein produces MSRQTAGAGRMAATWIWLILIILIYLGIAGLYAWQIPAWQAPDEPAHYNYIKELATSGQFPVLRDGDYDEAYLEALKSQRFPLELSIDPVRYESHQLPLYYLLQAVTFRLASGALLPLRFMSILLGALFVLLIFGIARLIFPDRPAIQLGGAAFVAYLPMHVAMAASINNDALAEVVLAAVLFASIRYVKIGLVDPASLNWLDALLLGLLLGFALITKVSAYVAVPVALAAPLIVWVEQGRPTTGRPGRTAGSAATAPATACPAFFSRQGPITFAAVAAVAALLMALPWYARNAREYGQMDFLARRTHDAVVKGQLRTATLLAESGLGPALERFAVWSHDSFWGVFGWMGVWMDSRIYTLLLAFTLAVLTGCLALLVGRRVNDGSQSRNRATLQSNDTAQIRFQKWALGLLALSALLTVAIYAAYNMIFVQPQGRYLFPALPAIALAVALGWCAILRPVSARWMAIVYIVAALAAVMWGLLGAGINKWSLAIFAASSLFFFAWSALIPRWSEPTQLRMMRFAYALPFAGLALLDLVALYAFVLPQLT; encoded by the coding sequence ATGTCTCGCCAAACTGCCGGGGCAGGTCGGATGGCTGCGACCTGGATCTGGCTGATCCTGATCATTCTCATTTACCTGGGTATTGCGGGCCTGTATGCATGGCAGATCCCGGCCTGGCAGGCCCCCGATGAGCCAGCCCATTACAACTACATCAAAGAGCTGGCGACATCCGGTCAGTTTCCTGTGTTGCGCGACGGCGACTACGATGAAGCCTATCTGGAAGCGCTGAAAAGTCAACGTTTCCCACTTGAGCTCTCCATTGACCCGGTGCGCTACGAGAGCCATCAACTTCCCCTCTACTATCTGTTACAGGCTGTCACCTTCCGCCTTGCCAGTGGAGCCCTGTTGCCGCTGCGTTTTATGTCAATTCTATTGGGCGCCCTCTTTGTCTTGCTCATCTTCGGCATCGCTCGCCTGATCTTTCCCGATCGTCCGGCCATTCAGCTCGGAGGCGCTGCCTTTGTGGCCTACTTGCCCATGCATGTGGCCATGGCCGCTTCCATAAACAACGATGCGTTGGCCGAGGTGGTGCTGGCAGCCGTGCTGTTCGCTTCGATACGTTACGTCAAAATCGGTCTTGTCGACCCTGCCAGCCTGAATTGGCTTGACGCCCTGTTACTCGGTTTGCTGCTGGGTTTTGCGCTGATCACCAAGGTGAGCGCCTATGTAGCTGTCCCGGTCGCCCTGGCAGCGCCGCTGATCGTCTGGGTTGAACAGGGCCGTCCGACAACCGGTCGTCCAGGCAGAACTGCTGGCAGTGCGGCAACCGCGCCGGCCACTGCCTGCCCCGCCTTCTTCTCCCGGCAGGGACCGATAACCTTCGCAGCGGTAGCGGCGGTGGCGGCGTTGCTCATGGCGTTGCCCTGGTATGCCCGCAACGCCCGTGAATATGGCCAGATGGATTTCCTGGCCCGCCGCACCCACGACGCGGTCGTCAAAGGCCAGCTTCGCACCGCCACCCTGCTGGCAGAGTCGGGTCTGGGTCCGGCGCTGGAACGGTTCGCTGTCTGGAGCCACGACAGCTTCTGGGGTGTATTTGGATGGATGGGTGTCTGGATGGACAGCCGGATCTATACCCTGCTACTGGCCTTCACGCTGGCCGTTTTAACTGGATGTTTGGCGTTGTTGGTTGGTCGAAGAGTCAACGACGGATCGCAATCACGCAATCGCGCGACGCTACAGTCCAACGATACCGCCCAGATCCGTTTCCAGAAATGGGCCCTCGGTTTGCTGGCACTTTCTGCCCTGCTGACCGTCGCAATCTATGCGGCCTATAACATGATATTTGTACAGCCCCAGGGGCGTTATCTATTTCCTGCCCTGCCCGCCATCGCACTGGCAGTTGCCCTGGGCTGGTGTGCCATATTGCGTCCAGTGTCCGCGCGCTGGATGGCAATCGTCTACATCGTAGCGGCCCTGGCCGCGGTGATGTGGGGATTGCTCGGCGCGGGCATCAACAAATGGTCGCTGGCTATCTTCGCTGCCTCAAGTCTCTTCTTTTTCGCCTGGAGCGCCCTGATTCCCCGCTGGAGCGAGCCCACTCAACTCCGAATGATGAGGTTTGCCTACGCCCTGCCCTTCGCCGGGCTGGCGCTGCTGGATCTGGTCGCTCTTTATGCCTTTGTTTTGCCGCAACTGACATGA
- a CDS encoding ABC transporter permease — translation MISFALRRATFILVVAIAIVFFVFLGMRMARNSTAPRPDYRIGRHAQAAVGETETFFINLIKGDLGAVQVSRDHATPITDILKETYVNSMGLLLASLVISTLLGLLVGTIAALRRTSLASFALLSATVIGISIPSFFVAMLLQMLSIKVVQNYGIRIAFVGGFGWDWRHMLFPLIVLSARPVAYITRVTFVTLGEVLGQDYIRTATAKGLSLRQVINGHALRNAAVPIFTAGAISLRFALGTLPVVEFFFGWPGLGNRLLLGIQNGETQVVAALALALGTTFLLVNLALDVMYRFIDPRLRDQAA, via the coding sequence ATGATCTCATTCGCACTCCGTCGGGCCACCTTTATCCTCGTGGTCGCTATTGCCATCGTCTTCTTCGTTTTCCTGGGCATGCGTATGGCCCGCAATTCCACCGCACCCAGGCCCGATTACCGCATTGGCCGCCACGCCCAGGCTGCGGTGGGCGAAACGGAAACCTTTTTCATCAACCTGATAAAAGGAGACCTGGGCGCGGTGCAGGTCAGCCGTGACCACGCCACACCCATTACCGACATCCTTAAGGAAACTTATGTCAACAGCATGGGGCTGTTGCTTGCTTCTCTGGTCATCTCGACCCTGTTGGGCCTGTTGGTGGGCACCATTGCGGCGCTGCGACGAACATCGCTGGCATCCTTCGCACTGCTTTCGGCAACGGTCATCGGTATCTCGATTCCCTCTTTTTTCGTTGCCATGCTCCTGCAGATGCTCTCCATCAAGGTAGTGCAGAACTATGGGATACGCATCGCCTTCGTCGGTGGTTTCGGTTGGGATTGGCGGCACATGCTCTTCCCACTCATCGTGCTATCGGCCCGCCCGGTTGCCTACATCACACGCGTAACCTTTGTGACCCTTGGTGAAGTCCTGGGCCAGGATTACATTCGCACCGCAACGGCCAAAGGGCTTAGCCTCAGACAGGTAATCAACGGACATGCCCTGCGCAATGCCGCGGTCCCGATCTTCACGGCTGGAGCCATCTCGCTGCGCTTTGCCCTGGGCACACTACCAGTGGTCGAGTTCTTTTTCGGTTGGCCCGGCCTGGGCAATCGTCTACTACTTGGAATCCAGAACGGCGAGACGCAGGTGGTCGCTGCCCTGGCCCTGGCCCTGGGCACTACCTTTTTGCTGGTCAACCTGGCGCTGGACGTTATGTATCGTTTTATCGACCCCCGGCTGCGCGACCAGGCCGCCTGA